DNA from Prunus persica cultivar Lovell chromosome G6, Prunus_persica_NCBIv2, whole genome shotgun sequence:
aattgcatttagattggtctggatatgtgaatcttgaaacttggGAATTTCTATTTGATGTAGTAGATCTGTATAGTGTGATTCTGATGTGTTCCTCTTATTTTACAGtcgtattgctgttatattgccattatattgcctatatattgctgttatattgtggttatattgctattgtattgtatggttattgtggttatattgtgtgaatgaaatgttgttttgtcatggtcagaaatggagacaattgttattctcgtgtgctacaatggaaaatgggtcACCTCGAAGAAGATGTGCAAATACGAAGGGGGTGACTCAAAAGGCTTAATAGTTCCACGGACCATCAATTTTGCTGAACTGTTGGACCGTGTGCATCAGATTGGTAATACAAACAGCAGGGAAGACaaggtttgcttaaaattctCAGTTTTGGTGGCCTCGAATGAGTGGAAGTGCATAAAGATtgaggacgatgatgatgtcaatttttttatgaagtacaATTCCGAGGTAACACCTTCAAAACTAGCTCCCTTACTCATGAGTATAGAAGATAAAGGACTGACAAATGATGTAGTTCATAGTATGCATATCACGACAGATAGTAGTCGGATGGGTCATTCTTCAGTTGCCATTGTTGAAAGCAATGAAGTAACTTGGAATAATACAAATGTCACTGATTTGGGAGGTGAAGTAGGGACAGATTTTATGgatatgattgattttagcgaggtggaggagatgcatggtggtgataatggtactgaaagaaatgaagtgtAAGTGTACTCTGCCCCTCCTAATTTGGGGTGCTTGAACACAGCTGCCCAGTTGCCAAAAATACGTTTAGGAGGAGAATCTGAACCCACTCGTCAACATTATTTTTGCCCAGTTGCCAAAAATACATAGAGatacaattttattgttgttaatgTCATGTTGTACTGCTGTAACTTACAGCCAAGGAGTTAATGGTGTAGTTTTGAATCCCATCAATTTAATGCACCaacacaaaacccaatttacCTCATATAAGTTCGTACATATAACTGAACCTTCCTATATAGAACTGCAACAGAGGCACCTTCTTAACGGGAAAGGTAATTAGTCTTACTGAAAGGCAAATATTCTCCACTCAACCTAACCATATAGTCGTTTACAACTGGAGACTGAATGTACCtctatttgtttggttgcagGCAACAGCTGTGAATTGTCCCCAGTAATACTTCAACATGTCAGATGTACGCCCTCCTAACGAGCATGTGAGTTACCCGGGGGACCAGCCCTGGCATGTGCCATTCCCATCTCCACCTCGGACTCCCAATCATGATCCCACTTCATCTGGAAGTGAGGCTGACACTCATGATCCGCTTGACAAAATCTCCGCCGTCAAGCACCACCTCCAATATATGTCAAAGGCAACGGATTGGTGGGAGAGTAAGTGCGATATTCATGGCCAAGTTATGGGAAACTTGGCCAACAAGTTGAACAAAGCATACGCTGGAGAGGTGAAGCAAGCTCTTAAAGCAAAAAGTCGGAGCAAAGAGTTAGAGTccttgaagttgaaattggaagacacaaagaaaaatgccCTCGAAACATTCACACAATCTGAAGAATATAACCATGAAATGGTTGAATGTTTCAACAACGGCTTCGAAATGTTCCGAGATTATGCTTCGGTCATCTCACCAGACCACAATTGGAGTGAAATTGATGTAGCTGGTGTCTGGCAGGTACTAAATATGGGTTTTGATGGAATGGCTCATCATAGCCTCGTGCATGCAGCGAgaagaaaggacaaagacatggaTCTTTTGATGGACCTGTAGTAACGGTGAATGCTGCTTCAGTTCATCTCACCCGAGTACATGGATCTTTTGTTGCCTTCATTTTCCCTTCGTGGGATAGATAGTATTGTTCAGTTTGGGAGGCGATTTCTTTCGCATGTGTGAAATGTTGTCTGTAATGTGTATGTATTGTATGTACATTGACTTAATATTGCATTTGTATTGTGTTTGTATTCCCTTAATACTGTAATGTGTAtgtattatatgtatattgcCCTAATATTGCCTTTATATTGTACTTATATTGCTCTACTATTGCCTTcgtattgtatatttattgtgGCCATATTGCCCTACTATTGCCTTcgtattgtatatttattgtgGTCATATTGCCTTCGTATTGCCTTCGTATTGCCTTTGTATTGTAGGCATATTGCCCTACTTTGGAATATGATGAGGTCAAGAGGCGTCCCATGCTTGTATGCAACCCTCACAGCTTCATCCTCGTTCAGCCTCGCTTGTGAAGTCCCAGACTTCATGTCATCTTTGCTATTTGCCAATTTCAGTTGCATCAGCTGGCCGTGTCTAGGGTTTTTTATCTGCTTTCGTTTCATTTTTAAGCTCTGCTTTGAATCAATACGTGGCATATTGGCTGAATATGGGAGTGACAAGATCAATTCTTACTCTCCCTAAGTGGATAAAATAGATGCTCAATATGAATCCTTTCCTCCACAAGTTTGTGTACAGTGCCGTACGTTGTGTGTTTTAGGTGCCACACTGGCTTATTAAAATTGATGCTTGGCCATgaaaaactttttgttttcttacttTTAGAAAAGTACATATTTGTGTCAATAACTAAGTTTGGACTGTTAACAATCATTCAGAAGAATGGTAGAAATAAGCTCCACTGTGCCAATCCACGAAGTTGAACAAAGAAATTGTGTTCGATACACAGATGACATGTGAAACTAACATTAGCATTCTCCAATAAGAAGACTTCTCTTCTTTCCACCTCGTcgattgagaaagaaagaagagggacaaaacacacactaccaagttaaggtgacattacaaacctaaaaaatatcCTCATCAAACTTATAatgctcctttttttcttctttaaagcAAAACTTCATTCAAACTGAGATAACCACGTGCTCTCCATAAGCACTCCGGAATTATTTGCTCATTATCTGCATCGCCTTCTGTCTCAACTTGAGGCTTGGAATGAGCTTTGGCACCAGGaggctgcttcttcttcatcccaCTCACAATGTCATCGATTCTGAGAAGTAGGCAAGCAGCTTCTATGGCCGTTTTAAAACTCTGGCCCTTCACGTTGTAGGCATCCCATATCTGACATCATAAATCCTCAAAATGAACAGCCttaccaacaaaataaatttattgggaaattttttaataaccaCGACAACAGCACTTCCCCTCACATGAGTGCTGTCGAAATATATTGGGAGAAGCTCTAAACTAGAACTACTACTGAAGCAAATCGACAATATAAACCAGAAGATTGACACTTATGCCATATCAATAAAGGGACATATAATGGATACATTTGAGAACAATACTACATTAAAAGTCCTATTTCAGAGCTTTCAGCAAATATAAATCACCCAACAAATGTGAATATTGAGATAGCGaaggaaataaaagagagCAACAATAGTAAGCCAAAAAGATATCCAcctatctttttctctttcacatCAGTTATCACACCAGTGTTACCATCAATGCCAATCCATGATTTTTCACCATTTGCATgctatggaaaaaaaattgtggttAAGATCTAAATGATGCATCATATTctgaccaaaataataatgatgcATCATATTCTGTGATAACCACATCTGGTTTAAACTTCAATAATAAAATGCATGTAAGGTGAAACCACAACTAATTCTTAATCTAAAGTATGTCAACGAGCATGTGAATTGAAGTGACAGCCTTGTTTGGTTCTCGCCTTTCTTATATTCGAGCGGCCAATCAAGAAGAATGATTGGGTGatttataagaaaatgaaagaaaatgaaagaaaatgaaagaaattggcaccatcccttcagttttttcttaacaaaaaatgaaagataaattcataaataaaccatcaaaacggtataaaatgtttgtaagacatgtacaattacaaaattataagttctCCTCAGAAACAGACTTCTCTAAGTATCCAtacacaaacaacaaaagcaaaagcttaaaCAGTTAGCTTATAGCAAAATCAATGTCCCCATTTCTCTAAACCACAGCTGCTGCTGGTAGGTTCCCATCTTCACTCATTTCCCGCTTTCTTTTAAGCACACAATGATCAAGCACAAAACAGCAAACTTTTAAACAACTCATATTACACCACATATGGTTCTAAACAAAACTCATCCATATCCAATATGCAAGCCCTAAACTTAGTAAACAAAGTTATACAAAAATATGTCGAATTAACAAGCattattctcaaacaaaaagtatgatATGGTTGGGAGTTTACAAGTTCAAATATTTATACAATACTTGATTTTGTCAAACTCTGTCTTGAGATATTTTATCAATCTAGAAGTTTctttcatatatgaaaaacTACGAACGATAACAAAGGAAATTATTTCTATGTAAATTATTCTTCGATTCCATCAGACAACCATGCAAATCCTTTGCACAATTGAGTGTAATGTGAAGGGTCACTACCTCGTTGgaagataaagagaaaaaaattaaggaattTAGCAAGCCACCAACAGTTTGCTTaagatatttcaaaatggttgCTTCCATCATGGAGTTTTAGCCACAAATTCTTTTCATGGCCACATTTTCTACGTAAAATATAATCAGCGAGTATTTTTTGGTAATGATCCACAGAGAAGAAATCACCATACACAGGTTAATTGTCTTACACTTTAGatatcatcttcaacaaacaaaatagataCCAATTAGACTTCTAAGAAGGTTAAATGCAATGCTCATAAAGACTCATACTAAGCCACCAAATACCATTCAATAACTGCtacaaaaaccataataaaaccatactaaaactaaaaatacaactgCACTAAAATGCCAACACAACATCACTACATTAGCAATACACtagcaaaaaaacacaatacgacagcaatagcaacagcaacagcaacacaaCAGCAGTGCAAGCATCAgtccacaaagaacaaacccattcaCTGTTTGAAACAAGGAATCATCATACTCAGATCATTTCAGACAAACCCCTAAAACAATTTCAatgaaacccctaaaccaatttcagagaaacccctaaaccttcaaccaatttcgaacaaacccctaaactaatttcagcgaaacccctaaaccttcaaccaatttcgaacaaacccctcagccaatttcagagaaatgcataaaccctaaaacaacTTGAGAGAAACCCTTAAACTGTAAGAAAATGCCGATGAACAGTACCTGTCGctgggagaggaagagagaagagacagTCGGAGCTGAGTGAGGAGAGACTGAGAGCTGAAGGACCACAGATTCGGAGCAAAGCCACcggagagtgaagagaaacaGAGGGCAGCGAAGAGACAGAGGCGAGAGAGAACTTCAGCAAAACAGAGAcaataaaatttcagcaaaaGTGATATATGTGCAATAAGGGGAcaataaaattctatttataggtcatagttccaaaatttttaaaaaagggtggtattttcaattacaattataaaaatggtggcatttTGGGCTATTTCCCAATTTTCTTTACACAGTTGCATATTTGTGGATGTTTTGTTCCAACCCCGAGCGGGCAATAAGGTGGCGCATTCTTTGGCCCAAGCAGGTATGCGGCTTCAACATCAGATGTTTTGGGAGGATATGCCACTTTTTGGGATTCTTCCATTGCTAGACAGAGAtattagttttgttttgttcaggGAATGCGCAGGTATTTCAAGAGTAATATGTTACTTGGGAGAATGTTGTAGAGATCATTCAATTTAGTTACTCTTAAGAGCTATCTCTGGAGAAAGTAAGAAAAAGGTAGGTTGGTTTTATTAAATGAAGCTctatttatttacattttttcttacaaaataaaattaaaatcaaatcaaataaatgcTACAGTTGTCCAAGAAGGGTCTGCATGGGGATTCATGCGTCTTTCTTGAAAATTTAGGTTTGTCTTGCAATACTTTGGAGAAGTGTGGACGTACTTAGGAAGTATTTGTATTTTAAGAGCTTTTTGATCATTTGCCCAAAATTTGGAAGACTTTCAAATTTTGcaatagataaataaaaatattttatgtaaaaCCCAAATCTCTAATAGTGATTCAACTCTGTCTATAACTtgaatacaagtgatagtctaaattccCTTCTTTATTTTAGAACATAATTGATGTTTATGACTCAAATAAAGTGATGCATCTTAATGTGGCATAACTATTTTGGATACAAACACCATTGGAGGAGAGGGGTATgtgctcttaaccacttaagCTACAAGCTCTTTACATAAGTATTTgactatgtaaaataaagtTTACTGAGAATGGTAACCATGGGAAAGGGATTCAAGAAATCCATCTAAGCTGGTGAGGTTCTTGCTCTTTAGAAAATGGGAGTACCAATGAGCAGAGAGTTTGGGTTGTCTTTTTAAATCAGGGTCGTCCAAATCGATGTAGTATAGGCCAAAGCTTGATTCATAGCCGTTCAATAGCTCAAGGGAGTCCATGAAGGACCATATAAAATAGCCTTTGGCATTTGATCCATTCCTTCCAAAAGTAAAGATTTTCATAGCATCCGTCAGTGATTAAGAACAAGTACTAGTTAGATGTCAAACTAAGgtataaaacaagaaaaaccacttaagaaaaaagcaaataaAGATGATATCAAATAGTTAAAGACTTCATAAGTGGTGAACGGTTATAGCCCAGTGAAAAAAGACATTGACTAATGTGTGAGAAATCATTCATCTCcgtgtagtttagactatagcttgtataaaaataaaataaaataaaataaagacttCACAAGTGAAACATATCTTGCCAATTCTCACTTTGCCTATTTAAACAACAATTTGGGTCTTGacctaattaatttcaattttgtccatGGAATTAATTATTAGTTACAAAATCAGTCATTTCTCTGGCTTCAATTGTCATTTCTTGTTAAAGCAAAGTGGTCTTTTCATACCGAGGATGGCAATTAAATTTCCCTAGTATGAACACTTTCTTGGAGAGAATAAGATAAATCATATGACTCTTGGGTTACATTATAACTGGAAGAAAATAGGTATACCTTACAGCTGCAAGCAAACTTTGGATATGTCCACGCAAATATTTTACCCTCGACCTATCCTCCAATGATGAATTGCGTGCAGTTTGTTGACCTAAAATATATAGGATGCCAATACTTTTCCATTTAGATAATGAGATAGATGAAAAGAATATAAACATGAAAAGCTATAATGCCACTACTTCATTATAATAGCCAAAATTAAGTCTTTGTACtctataattttcaattagGTTATAACATTATCATCTAAATATATGACTTTATTACAAAAAGAAGAGCGAAACTAAAAGTACCACTAAACTAAATTGCAAATTGTTCCAACACTGTATATTCAAATACATGCATTATAGCACTACTTCGATTAAATTTCAGCATTTAGATAGAGAGAGGGATATACCATTTTCATGGATATATATAGGGGGATTGCCATAATTTTGCTTCATATATTCCAACAGTCTTTGCAGGCCCCAGGGAGCTATTGGATACTACATCAAACAAATGCATTAGTAATGCTTGAAATTAACTCCATAAATGGTTAAATGACACTAACTTAACCCCACAtcgaaaatttgaaaaaataaatacaatatataatgaatgatACCACTCCTAATAACACCGAGGTTTTTTGATAAAACAACACACCTATTGGAATTTGTAAGTGGTTAAGTTGTGAACAATATCAGTGTTGCTAGTAGTGGGTCGATAACCCATCTCTCTAAAGTTAACAAGTTGTTATGTTCAAAGTTTTACCTCGAATGATGATTCACCATGTTTCGGAACTGCACAGATAAACTTTGTAAGTTAAATCaataattatatcatgtcTTAACCAAGATAAAACTTGCCCTATAGTGACCAATGTGTACACTAAAGCAGTACAAAAAAGATGTAATCGATGAATCATGTAATAAACacttttaattttgtgaatATTTACTTAATCTTGGGGTAAACCTTGAAGCTAATAATTCAAAActtcaggttttttttttcttttttaaacatTCGACAGATATTTACCAATATATTTTCACAAAGGCTCGGCTAATACATCCACAAAGTTATGCTACGTACCATAATGGGATTAGCCACAACTAGACTGTTAAAGATTGGCTCACCATAGATGCATGAGGAAGAGGAACCGTACAATCCCGACGACTGGTcgtcacgtgaatagtgtcacgCGCTGTTTTTGGCATTTTGGCATGTTTTGATGTGGTTTCCTATTATTTTGGGGTTTTCTAGTACAATTTAATAGGGTTTTAATTTCCTATTCCTAGTAAACTTGTAACCCAAGTTCTATGAGTTATAAATAGAACTTTTAGGGCTAGGTTAATTTAAGAGAGGAGAATTCAAGAGTGaattttgaaaagagaaaCACAAGATTGAATTTTCAAGGGTGAATTCTTGAGTGTTTATAAGGTCATCAAAGGGTTTGAGCAAGGGTGTGAGAGAAATTAAGACCTAGAGTTTGAGGTGATAGAAAGCTAAGGGGATTCTTGTTGTAACCAAAGTTGTTCCTATTCTTCTAGTGAAATTTCTAGAGGGGGTCACCAAAGAGAATGTAGGTACAAAGCTGAACCTCTATACATCTTTGTATTCTTGTGTGTTTGCTTACTCTCTTTgtggtgtgtgtgttttttattctcaaagagtttgtgtgtgtgttatcGCATAGTCCATCAATGACAAGGTCTTGGAGTGTTTCCGCACAATATCGACGTTGAACTACATACGTGTAGCAAAAACTTGATTAAATTTTTAGGGCTCAATTTAGtttgatatataaatatacgTATAGCAAAAACTTACATATCGTCTTCATTGCCGAGTCAGCAATATAGTCTCTGTTTGTACTCTCTAAGCTGACGGAGTTGTCCTCGGCGTATACGGCGGTATAATAATTAAATCCTATGAAGTCAAACGAACCCTTGACACTTTGAGACTCAAGCCTAGTGAAGAAAGGAATTCTAGAGCctgcattttttttcattacatCAGGGTAATCTCCAAACACCAAGGGATTCAAATACCTGCAACACAAAATAGACACAATGGAATTACAATGCGTTTGCAGTTAagacaagtaaataataattgacaTATATATCGGTTTCACATAGTAGCTTGATcgtccaaaccatctattttttatgtttcgTTGAAGGATAACCCTGTACTAATAATCCACCAAATTGGGCAGGAAAATGACTACAAAAGAGAGAACAGAGAGGTTGCAATTTTATGCCAATTTCAAACTTACCAACCAAAATAGAAGTCGAAGCCTCTTTGGGTTGCTAGTTCATCTTCAATGGTTTTTGTTCgaggaaaaaaccaaaaggcaaaaaggtTGATTCCTATAAACCCACGTTGTTTATCCTGCATTCCAAAAGCATTGATGTTACATGGAATAATCTTTGTTGAATTAggttgggtttcttttgacttcTTTATCATAGTTTATAACGGTCTGTATTGTATGTTTGAGCTTATAATTGTTTATGCATTTCCACATAGTATATGTACATTAGAAGGAGAGGCATCAAATTAATATTGCagagttttctctttttctacttCCCATTTGCTCTCAATTTCTTATTTCCTCAACCTATCTCTAactattttctttgttaaaaTGCTTTATGTTCTCAAATTAAAACTCGAAGACCTAAGTAACAAGTGAAAATTAGCAGCTGTGACACTTACTAATCTGTATTATATCTTGATTCAAGGACGAAAGGACACCATTGCAAGAACAACAGTGCTTGAAGCATTTAACAtgaatttgttttctcttccaaTTACCTGGTAGTTTTTCTTGTACAATCTAGCAGCCGACGCATGAGATAACAAGATATTATGCGTTGCCAAGTATGGTTCTGTTGAGGAGTTACCCCTAGAGCAGTTGAGACCAAATGGAATTGAACATCGTTGTGGTGGAAGAAATCCAGCATCATAACCCCCAAGTACAAAAACATTAGGTTCATTCATAGTAGTCCAATGCAAAACTCTATCCCCGAAATTTTTGAAGCACACATCTGCATACGCAGTGAAGTCTTTTCTGCAACCACAAAATTGTTCCACCATGATCTTTCCCCTTTTTCTCCTGATGCATTGAAATTAtgcaaaataacaaaaatagggTTAAGAAACCATACACAATCTTTCGGCTAACCCATCCTCCATACTCATCATCAAGTGCCTGTGGGAGATCACTATGGTGTAAAGTAACATGTGGTTGGATTCCTGcttgaaaaataaagcaaTCAGACATCAAATTACAGAATTGTTAGATTGGTGGAAGTGGTACATGTTTCTTAAGGCATGTTTACTTTATTAGGAATGGGTATTGGAATTACTCAATTCATGTCTTCCCCCGCGTTTACTAACATAAAAAGCAATCCAAAATTATATGGGTTGCATGCTAAACTCTCGAATATCCTCAAAAATAGTAATCGGATCAGCTACCTAGTTGATCTGATTCCAATTCCTCAATTTAGTTCCATGATTCATGACTTCCTCCATTCCTAAGTAAACATGCCCTAAGAGTATAACCACTCCccaaatttgaaggaaaatatACAATGTAGTATCATAAGGTAGATAGTAACCATAGCTGATTAGTTGATCAATAAGATTGTTGTAATATTGTAGACCCTTTGGATTGACAGGTCCTTTTCCATCTGAAATAAAGAAATTGGATATTTGAGTGCGTGAAAACTTAAGCGTTGTTTGTTTAATATGAGTAACAATTGGATGCTCATGCATACTTGGGATAAGTCTTGACCATGAGATGGAAAATCTATATGCCTCTAATCCAGTATCTGCCATTAGTTGAACATCTTCCTGCAACAGTTTGAATGAACATGATATGATGTATGAACATCAAATAGCATCAACATGTTCCCAATTAGTTATTTAGGCAATAAATCGCGTAATTGTACAGAACATATGGTATGTTATATTGCCTCCCAAAAACTATAAAAACCTCTCGAATACTAGCTAGTCTTGATACGGTATGAATCTCGTGATTGCATAATTGTAACATATATGTGAATAACTACTAGTCCTGAAACCTC
Protein-coding regions in this window:
- the LOC109949809 gene encoding uncharacterized protein LOC109949809, with amino-acid sequence METIVILVCYNGKWVTSKKMCKYEGGDSKGLIVPRTINFAELLDRVHQIGNTNSREDKVCLKFSVLVASNEWKCIKIEDDDDVNFFMKYNSEVTPSKLAPLLMSIEDKGLTNDVVHSMHITTDSSRMGHSSVAIVESNEVTWNNTNVTDLGGEVGTDFMDMIDFSEVEEMHGGDNGTERNEV
- the LOC18774195 gene encoding beta-glucosidase 11, whose protein sequence is MKKSSIQHTTPSKVIWSRLALSTWSFRITKGDDFPPAPAFVFGASSSAYQVEGAAGEDGRTPSILDTYAQAGHFHGATGDVACDAYHKYKEDVQLMADTGLEAYRFSISWSRLIPNGKGPVNPKGLQYYNNLIDQLISYGIQPHVTLHHSDLPQALDDEYGGWVSRKIVKDFTAYADVCFKNFGDRVLHWTTMNEPNVFVLGGYDAGFLPPQRCSIPFGLNCSRGNSSTEPYLATHNILLSHASAARLYKKNYQDKQRGFIGINLFAFWFFPRTKTIEDELATQRGFDFYFGWYLNPLVFGDYPDVMKKNAGSRIPFFTRLESQSVKGSFDFIGFNYYTAVYAEDNSVSLESTNRDYIADSAMKTIFPKHGESSFEYPIAPWGLQRLLEYMKQNYGNPPIYIHENGQQTARNSSLEDRSRVKYLRGHIQSLLAAVRNGSNAKGYFIWSFMDSLELLNGYESSFGLYYIDLDDPDLKRQPKLSAHWYSHFLKSKNLTSLDGFLESLSHGYHSQ